TGTTTTTCTCTATAGAAAAACCAGCATTGATTAAGTAATTTTATTTGATAGCGATTTTTTTCTAAAAACGCCCGCTGCATTTGATTTTGTAACCAAGATGGCATTGCTCATACCTCCTTAACTATTATAATGGAGTATGGGTGTTTATAATGTATGCATTGGGCAAGTGTGGTGTT
This genomic stretch from Metabacillus sp. B2-18 harbors:
- the cmpA gene encoding cortex morphogenetic protein CmpA, with the translated sequence MPSWLQNQMQRAFLEKNRYQIKLLNQCWFFYREKHCS